In the bacterium genome, GGACAGGCTAGCGGAGGTCGTGGGGCTCTCGGCCCAGGCGGCGCGGCTGTGGAGAGAGATCCTCAATCTGGCGGAAAGCGTGCCGTCGCCGCTGACCTTCTTCGATGCCCTGATCCACTTGGCGCCCATGGTGCTCATGCGCGGCACGCCGGAGGCGGTGGAGTACTACGAGATCCTGAAGGCGGAACTCGAGGAGCGCGTAGCGGGCAACATCGCCGCCGTCCCCGGCGAGAGATACCGCTTCTACTGGGAGGGCCCGCCGATCTGGTGCGCACTGCGGCCACTGTCAGAGCTCTTCATGAGCCACAGCGCGGCCATCGTGGCCTCTACGTATGCCGACATCTTCGCGCTGGATGGGTTCGACCCGAAGAATCCGATCGAGAGCATGGCCCGCACCTACACCAGCATCTTCCCCAATCGCTCCGACGACTACAAGCAGTCGTACCTCGTCAGCAGATTGAGGCGTTATGGGGTAGACGGGGTGATTCACCACGAGGGGCGTACGACGCCGGAGCACAGCAATGCGCGCTATGGGCTGGACGTCAGCCTGCGGCGGGCAACCGGCCTACGCTCCATTGTCGTGGAGGCGGACACGCATGACCTGCGCCTCTTCTCCATGGACCGCATCATGAGCAGATTGGGCGAGTTCATCGAGATGCAGGAACCGGCGCAGGAGACGGCCGCCGGCTCGGCGGACGGGCCGGATGGCCCGTGGAAGGGAAACGAGAATGAGTGAACTCGCGCGCCCGGTGGCGGGCCTCGACGTAGGTACGGAATTCGTCAAGGCAATCGTGCTTGCCGGCGACGGGGCGATCCTGGGCCGCGCCTCGGTGCCGACGCGGGGCTACTTCCAGGAGCGCGCCCGCGAGGCGCTCGATGCCGCCCTCGACGATGCCCAGACGGCCGAAGACGAGCTTGGCGGACTCTGCGCCACGGGCTTCGGGGCAAGCCTGGTTCACGGCGCCACGCGCACCGCCAGCGAGGCCGCCTGTCATGCCCGGGGCGCCTTCCACCACATACCCGGGGTAATGACAGTGGTGAACATCGGCGGCCAGGAGCCGCGAGTGATTCGGGTGGACGGCAGCGGCCAGCCGACAGAGATCGCCTCGCTGCGCCACTGCGCCGTGGGCATCGGCACCTTTCTCATGTTCGCCGCGCGCCACCTCGATGTCCACCCGACGCAACTCCAGGAACTGGCGGCGGGGGCGGAGCAGCCCGCACATGTCGGCAGCTACTGCTCGGTGTTTGCCGGTGTCGAGCTGCTCGAGCGACTACGCGAGGGAGCGAGCCGCGAGGAGGTTGCCCTCGGCTGCATTCACTCCGTGGCTGAGCGCGTGGCGGAGATCATTCGCTTCGAGGCGCCGATCCGTGTCACTGGTGGCGTGGCCGAGTTCTTCCCCGGCGTGCTCAAGAGGTTGAGCGGGCTCACGGGACAGACAGTGGAGGCGATTCCCGAGCCGATGCTGGCGGGGGCGCTAGGGGCAGCCCTCAAGGCTCGAGATCTGGCTAGCAGGGCCGGGAGCACGCCAGGTGCCGTGGTGGGCACGCAGGCCGCCACGGCCAAGCCCAAGGAGCAGGGATGACAAGGCGGTGGCTGAACAGGGCCTGGGTCATGACCGCGCAGGGATCTCCGTGCGAAGAGCGAGAGGTGAGCCTGCCCGCAACGGCGCCCGGCGAGGCCTTGGTTGCGGTCGCGGGTTGCGGCGTCTGCCATACGGACATCGCCTTTCTGTATGGAGGCGTGCCCACCCGTGCGGAGCTACCACTGACGCTGGGGCATGAGATCAGCGGCCTGGTGCTGGAAGTGGGCGAGGGCGTCGATCCGACGCTGGTGGGCCGACCGGTGCTCGTGCCCGCCGTCATGCCCTGCGGCGAGTGCGCGCTCTGCCAAGCGGGGCGGCGGCGCATCTGCCGCGCACAAGTGATGCCGGGCAACGACCGCCACGGGGGATTCGCCTCGCACGTCCAGGTGCCGGCCCGCTTTCTCTGCCCGGTCGGCGAAGACGTCCTTGCGCGCAACGCGCTCTGGGAGCTCGCGGTCGTCGCCGACGCCGTCACCACGCCCTTCCAAGCGATCAAGAACGCGGGCGTGCGTGACGGCGATCTGGCTGTCGTGATCGGTGCCGGCGGAATCGGCATCCACGCCGTGCAGATCGCCGCCGCGGCCGGCGCCCGGGTGATCGCTCTGGATGTCGACGCGCGCAAGCTGGAGACGGCGAAGGCGCTGGGTGCGGGCGAGACCGTGCATGTGCACGGTCTCGAGATCAAGGACATCCGCGGTCGCGTCAAGGAAGCTGCGCGGGACCTGGGCGCGGACGCCCATTGCTGGAAGCTCTTCGAGACCTCCGGCACCCGCGCCGGGCAGGAGACCGCGCTTGCGCTGCTCGGCTTCGGCGCCCACCTGGCCGTGGTGGGGTTCACCCTGGACAAGCTCGAATTCCGCCTGAGCAATCTCATGGCCTTCGACGCCACGCTGGTCGGCAATTGGGGCAGCGATCCAGCGATCTATCCCGAGGTTCTGGAGTGGATCGCTGCGGGCAAGCTGGAGATCAGCCCGCTCGTCGAGCGCTACGGACTGGACGATCTCAACCGGGTTCTGGCCGCCGCCCACGCGGGCAACCTTCTAAAGCGTCCAGTGATAGTGCCTTAGCGGCGGGAAAGAACCCGCTTGACCCGGCGCTTGCAGGGAGCGACAATGGATCGAACGTTCGTTCTAATTGGGGGGTTGGCCTGAGCCAAGGGCTGATCCTGCCATCGAGGAGGCAAGATGCCCGAGCACATCGTCCGCCGCTGCGAGGAACTGATCTCCGACTTCTCCTTCGACTACGTGCGGCGCTGGAAGGCTGCGGATCCGACGCGGCGCGTGATGGGCTTCCTGCCAATCTACGTTCCCCGGCCTCTCTTGCATGCCGCCGGGATGCTCCCGGTGGGCATCATGGGCGGCGGGTCCCAAGTGGAGATTATCAAGGGTGATGCCTACTTCCAGTCCTACATCTGCCACTTGCCGCGCAGCTTCGTGGAGCTGGCGATGGACGGCAAGTTCGCGGATTTCGACGGCTTTCTCTTCCCCTCGATCTGCGATGTGATCCGCAATCTCTCCGGCATGTGGAAGCTGCTCTTCCCCGGCCTCTACGCGAAGTACTTCGACTTGCCGCAGAATTTCGATCCGGAGTTGGGCGGCAAGTTCTACCGGCAGGAACTGGCCAAGCTCTTGGCCGACTGCGAAGTGCTCACCGGCCGCAAGGTCGCCAACGCCGATCTTCTGGAGAGCATCCGCCTCTACAACTTGAACTACCAGGCGATCACGCAGCTCGACTACCGTCGCCGCCGGGAGCCGTGGTGCTACCCGGCGTCGGAGGCCTACGCCGTGGTGAGGGCGGGGATGATCATGGACGTGAGCGAGCACACCGACCTCGTCCACACCTACATGAACGCCGTGGACGCCGCGGAGCGCCCCTTCCACGACGGCAGCCGCGTCGTGGTCAGCGGGGCATTCTGCGAACAGCCGCCCCTCGACCTCATCCGCACGCTGGAGCTGGCGGGCTGCCTGATCGTCGCCGACGATTTCCTGCTCGGGAGCCGCTGGCACACCACCGCGCTCCCCGAACGCGGAGACGGGCTGGACATCCTCACTGAGGCCTATCTAAGGCGCAGCACCTACTCGAGCAGCCGCTACGATCCCCTCTGCGAGAAGCGCGATCACCTAGCGCTGCAGGTGGCGGAGTCGAAGGCCGACGGCGTGATCTTCTGTGCGCCAAGCTTCTGCGATCCCTCGCTGCTGGATCTTCCCTTGCTCCAGGCGGCGATGGACGAGCGGGGGATCCCCAGCGCGCACTTCAAGTACGCCGAGAACACAGGGCAATTCCAGGCCATTCGCGAGCAGGCCGGCACCTTCGCCGATTCCCTCATGCTCTGGAGCGAGAGATGAGTACGATTCACAAGGAAGAGAGCATGGTCATGCAGAAGACCATGATCGCTGACCACTTCGAGCAGTTGGCCCGCGCCCAGCAGGAGGGCCGCAAGGTTGTCTATACCTTCGTTCCGGGCAACCTGACGGAACTCATCCTCGCTTTTGATCTCCTGCCGGTGCACCCGGAAATCAACGCCCTCCAGTCGGGCATGCGCAAGATCTCCGGCGACTACATTCGCGAAGCCGAGCGCTTGGGCCATTCCGAAGATGTCTGCACCTACGTCAAGTGCGATGTGGGCATGCTGATGAAGGGCAACCTCGGTCCAACCGGCAGGCCGTTGCCGCCGCCGGACCTGCTGCTGCTCAGTTACACGGGCTGCTTCACCTTCATGAAGTGGTTCGAGATCCTGCGCAGCCACTACGACTGCCCCGTGATCATGATCCAAGTGCCCTACCAGGGCGATGGTCGTATCACGCCGGAGATGACTGACTACGTTTCCGAACAGTTGCGGAAGGAGCTGGTGCCGGCCCTGGAGAAGCTCTCCGGCAAGAGGCTCGACGAGGAGCGCTTGCGCGCTCTTCTGCAGCGCTCGCGTGTTGCCGAAGAGAACCTCGTTTGGGCGCTGGAGTCGGCCAAGCGCCGCCCCTCACCCATCGATGCCTACTTCGGAGGCGTCTACTACATCGGCCCCATCTTCACCGCCTTTCGGGGCACGCAGGCCTGCGTCGACTACTACGCTCTGCTGCGGCGGGAGATCGAGGCTCGTCTAGAGGCGGGGCAGGGCCCGCTCACGCCCGATGGTCTTCTCGCGGAGGAGAAGTACCGGGTGGTCGTCGAGGGTCCTCCCAACTGGACCAGCTTCCGCGAGTTCTGGAAGATGTTCTACGACGAGGGTGCGGTGGTGGTCGCTTCCAGCTACACCAAGGTGGGCGGGACCTACGATCGCGGCTTCCGACACGACCCCGCACGGCCTTTTGCGAGTCTGGCCGAGTACTGCCTGGGATGCTACACCAATCTCAATCTGCCCGATCGGGTGCAGATGCTCACCGACTACGTCCGCGACTACGCCGCCGACGGCTTCCTCATCAACTCCATCAAGAGCTGCAATTCCTTCTCGGCCGGCCAGCTCCTGATCCTGCGCGAGGTGGAGAGGCGGACCGGCAAACCAGGCGGGTTCATCGAATCCGATCTGGTGGACCCGCGCTACTTCTCGGGGGCCAACATCAAGAACCGCCTGGAGAGCTACTTCCAGATGATCGATCTCAAGCGCCAGGAGCAGTACTCGTGAAGTGCTACGTCGGCATTGATCTCGGTTCCACGACGACGAAGGCGATCGTCCTCGATGCCGAAGGGGGAATCGTCGGGCGCGGCCTCACCAACAGTCGCAGCGA is a window encoding:
- the had gene encoding 6-hydroxycyclohex-1-ene-1-carbonyl-CoA dehydrogenase, with translation MNRAWVMTAQGSPCEEREVSLPATAPGEALVAVAGCGVCHTDIAFLYGGVPTRAELPLTLGHEISGLVLEVGEGVDPTLVGRPVLVPAVMPCGECALCQAGRRRICRAQVMPGNDRHGGFASHVQVPARFLCPVGEDVLARNALWELAVVADAVTTPFQAIKNAGVRDGDLAVVIGAGGIGIHAVQIAAAAGARVIALDVDARKLETAKALGAGETVHVHGLEIKDIRGRVKEAARDLGADAHCWKLFETSGTRAGQETALALLGFGAHLAVVGFTLDKLEFRLSNLMAFDATLVGNWGSDPAIYPEVLEWIAAGKLEISPLVERYGLDDLNRVLAAAHAGNLLKRPVIVP
- the bcrC gene encoding benzoyl-CoA reductase subunit C; the encoded protein is MPEHIVRRCEELISDFSFDYVRRWKAADPTRRVMGFLPIYVPRPLLHAAGMLPVGIMGGGSQVEIIKGDAYFQSYICHLPRSFVELAMDGKFADFDGFLFPSICDVIRNLSGMWKLLFPGLYAKYFDLPQNFDPELGGKFYRQELAKLLADCEVLTGRKVANADLLESIRLYNLNYQAITQLDYRRRREPWCYPASEAYAVVRAGMIMDVSEHTDLVHTYMNAVDAAERPFHDGSRVVVSGAFCEQPPLDLIRTLELAGCLIVADDFLLGSRWHTTALPERGDGLDILTEAYLRRSTYSSSRYDPLCEKRDHLALQVAESKADGVIFCAPSFCDPSLLDLPLLQAAMDERGIPSAHFKYAENTGQFQAIREQAGTFADSLMLWSER
- the bcrB gene encoding benzoyl-CoA reductase subunit B → MSTIHKEESMVMQKTMIADHFEQLARAQQEGRKVVYTFVPGNLTELILAFDLLPVHPEINALQSGMRKISGDYIREAERLGHSEDVCTYVKCDVGMLMKGNLGPTGRPLPPPDLLLLSYTGCFTFMKWFEILRSHYDCPVIMIQVPYQGDGRITPEMTDYVSEQLRKELVPALEKLSGKRLDEERLRALLQRSRVAEENLVWALESAKRRPSPIDAYFGGVYYIGPIFTAFRGTQACVDYYALLRREIEARLEAGQGPLTPDGLLAEEKYRVVVEGPPNWTSFREFWKMFYDEGAVVVASSYTKVGGTYDRGFRHDPARPFASLAEYCLGCYTNLNLPDRVQMLTDYVRDYAADGFLINSIKSCNSFSAGQLLILREVERRTGKPGGFIESDLVDPRYFSGANIKNRLESYFQMIDLKRQEQYS